A stretch of DNA from Melioribacteraceae bacterium 4301-Me:
GGCAAAAGTTTGAAATGGGAACATAGCTGAGTAGAAGGTAACACAAAGAGCTGTTATATACCAAAAAGATTTATGAAATGTAAATACTTCTTTAAGAACAACTTTTTCCTGCTCACCTTCTTTTGGCAGCGAATATTTTTTCGTCCCAATTAAATCAAGAAAGTAGTAAATAAGAATTGTAACCAAAGCAAAAACACCAGCTCCTACTGTAATCCACAATGGCGATTGCCAATAATTATAAAGATTTTTACCCCAAGTTGGAGAGTTTAATGCCAAAAATGAACCTAATCGAGCAACTGTTAAGTTTAGTCCGAATGCAAACGACAATTCTTTCCCTTTAAAATACCTTGCTATTATTGTAGTTATTGCTACAATCATTGACTCTGCACCCAACCCAAAAATCAACCGCCCGGCTGCCATTACATATATTTGTCCAGTTACAGCGGTCACAAGTGAACCAATCATTATTAAGGTAGTAAATATTAAAACTGAGAGTCTTGTACCGATTCTATCAATTATAATTCCGCCAATTAGAACCATTATTATGTTAGGAAAACTATATATGCCTTGCAGCAATCCAATATCTGCATCGGTAAAGTTGAGTTGTTTTACTAATAAATCAGCGAGTGGACTAATGCTATCATAAATATAGTAATTGCCAAACATTGCCAAGCTTACAAAGAGCAAAATACCCCATCTAAAAAGGGCTGATGGCTGAGGCTTAGGACCAAGATTATTTTGCATATTAGTCTTAATTTTTTAAAAAATTTTGCTCTTGACCCGCATAGTTCTAGTTAAATTACTAAGGTCAAGAGCAGTAATAAATTAATTAGCAGGAACACTTTTCAACACGTTTAACAAAAGTTCCCAAAATCTTGCAACTGTACTAATCTGAACTCTCTCATCAGGTGAATGGGCACCAATAATAGTTGGGCCAAAAGAAATCATATCCATTTGAGGATATTTTTCTTTTATAATTCCGCATTCTAATCCAGCATGTATAGCTTTAACCTCGGGCTCTTTTCCATAAAGAGAATTAAATACACTTTTCATTATTCCAAGTATTGGAGAATGAATATCGGGTTTCCAGCCCGGGTAGCCATCACCATGTTTAACTTCTGCTTTTGCCAGTTTAAATATTGTAGCAACCACAGATGAAATATCATTTTTTTCTGAATCCACTGAACTTCTTTGGCTAGTTATAATGTTAACATTTTTACCTTTTGTTTCAACCACAGCTAAGTTTGTTGATGTCTCTACCAGACCAGGAATATCTGCGCTCATTTTAATTACACCATGAGGAACTGCATAAAGAGCAGCTAATAAATTATAAGTTGAAGCTTTATCCATTATTTTGCTGCGAGATTTAATCTGCGATGCAGAAACATTTAATTCAGGTTCAACGGATGACAATTCACTTTGAATAATTTTGTTATAATCTTCCACAAAATTAGTAACGTCATTAAAGAACTTAGAATTAACCCTAATATCAGCGAAG
This window harbors:
- a CDS encoding MFS transporter, translated to MQNNLGPKPQPSALFRWGILLFVSLAMFGNYYIYDSISPLADLLVKQLNFTDADIGLLQGIYSFPNIIMVLIGGIIIDRIGTRLSVLIFTTLIMIGSLVTAVTGQIYVMAAGRLIFGLGAESMIVAITTIIARYFKGKELSFAFGLNLTVARLGSFLALNSPTWGKNLYNYWQSPLWITVGAGVFALVTILIYYFLDLIGTKKYSLPKEGEQEKVVLKEVFTFHKSFWYITALCVTFYSAMFPFQTFAIKFFQDAHNTTREVGGNLSSMLTLAAMIFTPLFGLLADKIGKRSLLMMFGSLLIIPVYLMMAYKFGRPEVMDASSFVNINISFFDIHASIPIYLLIPMSMMGIAFSLVPAVMWPSVALIVDNTKLGTAYGLMTMIQNIGLFAFNIIIGFVNDISHASAQNPSGYNTGMWIFSSLGFFGLLFAFLLRKSELSSSGHGLESGA